In Mytilus trossulus isolate FHL-02 chromosome 6, PNRI_Mtr1.1.1.hap1, whole genome shotgun sequence, a single window of DNA contains:
- the LOC134722378 gene encoding uncharacterized protein LOC134722378 — translation MEIILTDPHHAHTDIQSIPNPFKQMLKTTVKSEMFMRGCIDVFWETADTYQAPVIALVAITCLIQVSQIIATCYNRIVKSNKSNNKITDQRDIKNYKNVSPSKNNRKLGMKNTVYSEEKMWYPEVERNNYISPHKHAWDTESRNESFHEGEKWYSGVRRELMKRPNRSLVMDI, via the exons ATGGAAATTATTTTAACAGATCCTCATCATGCTCATACAGATATACAGTCAATACCAAATCCctttaaacaaatgttaaaaactaCTGTCAAGTCGGAAATGTTTATGAGG GGTTGTATAGACGTGTTCTGGGAGACAGCAGATACATACCAAGCTCCTGTTATAGCTCTTGTTGCAATCACATGTCTGATTCAG GTGTCCCAGATAATAGCAACTTGTTACAACAGAATTGTCAAATCGAATAAATCCAACAACAAAATAACAGACCAAAGGgatattaaaaattacaaaaatgtttctCCATCTAAAAACAACCGAAAACTAGGAATGAAAAACACTGTATATTCGGAAGAAAAAATGTGGTATCCTGAAGTTGAGAGAAACAATTATATTTCCCCACATAAACACGCATGGGATACAGAAAGTAGAAATGAAAGTTTCCACGAAGGAGAAAAATGGTATTCTGGTGTCAGACGAGAACTTATGAAAAGACCAAATAGGTCCTTAGTCATGGACATTTAG